Within the Salinibacterium sp. TMP30 genome, the region AATGCGCCCTGCAACAGGCCAGCACCGATCACGAGCGCAGATAGCACCGGAAGGTAAAACGCCATAGCGAGGTCCTCCATCACGATGATGGAGAGGATGGTCGGTGTTTCCCGGTTACCGAGTCGGCCAAGGTCACGAACAACTTTTGCAATCACTCCCGACGATGACACCCACGTGACACCGGCCAACGCGACCACAGCGGTGGGTTCCCAACCTAAAAGGATTGCGAACAGAGCACCGGGCAGGGCATTGAACACAGCATCAAGAATTCCCGAAACCTTGGATGTCTTGAGGTTCGAGACGAGCTCGTCGGCGGAATACTCCAAACCGAGCATCGCTAGCAGCAGAATTACACCGATCTGCGAACCGACTGCGAAGAACTCTTCTGAGGCCTGAAAGGGGAGAAGACCGCCCTCGCCAACGGCAAGGCCGGCAAGCAGATACAGCGGGATGGCAGAGAAACCAAAGCGTGCGGCAACTCGACCCAGCACGCTGAGAACCAGCAAGAGAGCGCCAACTTCAATGAGCAGCTGCGTCGTCTCATGCATACGCGAGCCTTAGCTGGGGCCGTTGTTGATGAGCTTGCCAAGAGCGTCGAGACCCTTGCGGGTGCCTACAGCAACAATCACGTCGCCTGATTCAAACTGAACCTCGGGACCAGGAGACGGAAGAACGTCATTGCCGCGCGCGATTGCAACGATTGACGCGCTCGTTAATGTGCGCGCCTTCATGTCGCCCATCGGATGCCCGACAAAACCGGAACCGCCCGGAAGAGAAATTTCCTCGGTGAAGAGCCCCTCAGCCTTCTCGCCAAGAACCGACAAACGGCTCAACGTCAGCGAAGAGCCAAGAACCTCAGCAATAGCGGCAGCCTCGTCATCGGTGAGCGAGATCGAGGCAGCATTCGAGTCCGGGTCATCCGCATTGAAAAATGCAAGATCGCGTTCACCCGAGCGCAGCGAAACTACGCTGACACGGCAACCTGATTTGGTAATCACATCATTGCGGACACCAAAACCAGGAAGGTCAATTCGTTCGATTCTTACGCCCACGTCTCCAACTTACCCATTCGTTAGTGGCCAATAGTCCAGCGAGAAGCCTACGCCTTTAGGCTGCAACCCCATACTTTTTCATTGAGGTCTCCACAATGGTGAGACCCTCGAGCCCTGGCATGCGAGAAATGTGTTCATCGAGCTTCCGGATTTCGCGCAAACCCTCGTCGCCGGAAAAGAGGTGGCCCATCACATGCGTGACTTCTTCAGCAGGCATGATACTCGACCCCACTGGACCCCACGCGCCCTTCAACGCGAGGCGAGCGAGCACCTGAGCCTTCTTGCTCTTGGCCAAACGTTCACGAGCCTGGGTCGCATAGAACGCAACATGGCGCGCCTCTTGCTTGGCAATCCGTCGCAGCAACTCAGAGAGCACCGGATGCTGCTGAAGATCCGCGAGGCGATTGTAAGCGGCAACTGCCGACCACTCATTCGCGGCACCCCAAATCATGTGCACCGCGATGAAATCTTTGCCGATGACGTTGCCTAGCACCGACTGCTTGATGGGGTCGAGGCGATCCTTCCACCCCAGTTTGAGGCGGGTTGCCTTGAGCTGGTCGAAGTCGAGCGTCACCTTGTGGGCGCCGAGCACCTTGGAGAGTGCTTCGCCGTGCCAGAACTCTTCACGGTTCCACATCGTCATAAACGCGCTCACGTCGACCTCTTTATGCGAAGGCGTCACAAGCAAATCGCGAAGATAGCACACCGTGTGGTACTCAACATCAGCCATATAGCGAAGGCTGCGCAGGGTGGTGTCTGGCAGGGGGTTGCGCTCAAACTCGGTGAAATCGAGATCACCCCACTGCACCTTTTTCGAGGTGGAGGTGTAGCGATCAATATCAAATGCCATGAGGTGTGGGAACTAGCTCGAGGGAGTCGAGTTCTGTTCCTCTCCTTCCTGGTGCGCGAATGCCGCAGCGCGAGGTCTCGGAATAGGGGAGCTAGGGGAGCGGCGCTTCCAATCGAGCACACTCCACCGCTTCTCTTGAGCATGCTTGTATAGGTTCACATCGGGGTTGACTGCGCTGGGATTACCGACGAGCTGCAACCACATCAGGTCGGCATGGCTGTCACCATAGCCATACGACTGGGCCAGAGTGAAGCCGTGAAGATCCGCGTAATGACGCAGCCAGGCAGCCCGTGCCTCATCCACGAGGGGTGGATCAGCCAAGAAGCCCGTGAGCACGCCGTCGCGTTCATGCATACGCCCGGCAACAACCTCATCGAAGTAGGGCAAGAACGGTGTCACCATCAGGTCGATCGTTCCGGTCACCAGGATGGTGCGATGGCCAGCGTCACGGTGCTCCTGAACACGGAGCAGAGCATCCGGCATCACTCGACGCATCATGGCGCGACCAAAACTGCCGCGCACCATCCGCTCAATCTCAACAATCTTGAACCCCTCATAGCGACGCATGAAGGTGCGAATGAACTCACCACGGTCACGACGCTCGGCACGCCAGTACTTGCGCAGCGAGAAAGTGAAATTGGCTAGGTCGTGCACAACTTTGGAACGAGGAACTGTTCCGCCCCAGAGCAGCAGGTACTGCTTCACGAGATTCGAATCGACGACGGTGCCCTCAAGGTCGAACACTGCGACAACATCGGTGCGATGCGGCAGCTTTTTGGCGGTGCGAGTCTTCGCAGCAGGCCGATTCGCAAACGCCCGAGTGAGCGTCGTGATTGCGGGAAAGTGCACCTGCTGAAAATAGCTTTCCCAGTTGATCTCGGTGACATCGAAGCGCGCGCTGGGAGAAGTCTTCTGAGGCAGAGAGGCGAGGAGCTGACGAGTATTGGCATCATCGAAGATGATCTCGGTCTGCACGTAAGCGCGGTAAAGGTCAGTGAACGCGCGCAGTACCTCGAGCTGATGCTGGCCACTCTTAACCTCATCGAGCCAGCGGCGCGTGCGGGGAGTGGTCGGCAGCTTGGTGATTGTCCGCTCGGCACGGGCGGCTTGACGCTCGCGCTTGACGAGCGCTTTTTCGACACGTTGACCGCCCGGGAATCGCCACAAAGGAACGCTGATCTCGCCATCTTCCGCGGGAAGCGGATTAGCGGTGAAGTACGCGTTGACATTCTCATACATCCGGTGGAACGGCAGCGGATTGCTCGCGCCAGAACTCACGTGGTAGTACTGGGGTGCCGTCGGGTCGGCCTCCGTGGCCGCAGCGGCCAAAGCGGCATTAACGACAAAATCGACCGGGATCACATCGAGGATTGAGTCGGGAAGGCCGGGGAAGTCAGGCAGTTGCCCGCGGCCGTACGCAAGGATCAGAGGATCCGCGACCTTGAACCCATCGATCCAACCGGGAAACGGATGATGCAGCGCGCTCTCGATGATCGAGGGGCGAACCACCGAAAGTCGATGCCCCGACTGAGCCCAGAGTTCCTCGGCAACACGCTCAGCGAATGCCTTCGTGAGCGTGTAAACGTCGGTCCATCCGAGACTTTCGGCGCGCATCCGGCCGTAGTCAACAAGTCGATCGTGCACCCACTGAGCGCGAGCAGCCTCGGTGAATTGGGCTACGGCCTGGGGACCAGCCTTGCCGTGGCGAGCCTTCGCCGCGGTGAGTTGGGCACGAAGGGCCTCGGGCTGGCGGGATTCGAACTCAACGCGAGTGCGAGCCGTGCGAGCCGCCTCATACTCGGTGCGCCAGTCCACGTCGTGCAGGAGCGTAGCTTCGGGCACGATACCCTTGCGGATTCCGCCGACATAGGCGGTAGAAATGTGCACAACGTGCGGTCGAGACTTACTCTCCAACAGTGCTGTGTAGATGCCCGTCGCTCCGCCAACGTTGGTGTCGAATGCTTCATCGATAGGCGGATCAAACGAGACCGTAGATGCCCCATGAATGACGACATCAATGTCATCGGGCAGCGGCCCAACATCCGTAAGGCTGCCGTCAATCACGGTGACCCGGTGCGCGACCTCTTCGAGGGCTTTCTCCGTGCCGATGGATTCCATCCACTGTGCAAAGACTGGTTTGCGCATGAGGTTGGCAAGGCGCCCCTCGCCGCTGGTCGAGCCTTTCGCGCGCACCAAGATCGAAATTCGGGTTCCGGGATGGCTCGACAGCAAACGCTCGAGGATTGCCTGACCGACGAAGCCGGTGGCTCCGGTCAGAAAAACATGCTCGCTGGTGAGGGTGTTGACGGTCGTCATAAGGCGGCGGCCCGTTTCATCAGGTTGAGGTTGCTTTGGCCATCGAGGGAGTCGATGAGTGCATCGATGTCAACGATGGTGGATGGCTGGCTGCGGAACAGGTGCGAGAAGAAGAAGGTGGTATTTTCGCGGGGCTCGGCGCGTGCACCAATCGGCCACGGTGTTTTGGTGAGGCGCCGCCGCGTGACCTTCTGAGCACGAACCGATCCCGCGAGGCGGTGTCGGGCTTGAGCCTCGAAGAACTCCAACTGTCGAGCTTTGGTGGCGAGTAGGCGAGAGACGATGTCGACGAGCTGCGGGTGGGGCTCGAGCTCGATGAGACGACGGTAGGCCGCCTGCATGAGCCACTCGTCCACGGTGCCGAGCGTGGTGTGCACCGCGATCATCGGGAGCCCGACAATGTTTGCCACGATGGATTCGCGAATTGTTCGCTCCACCGGGGTGCGAAACGGTGTGCGGTCTACTTCGCCGCCGTCGTTTGCACGAATAACCTGATCGAGAGCATCCGCAATCCAATACTTCTCGAACGCCCACGTAATCAAGAATGCGGTAACGCGTGCGTCCTTATGCGTTGCTGTTACCAGCACGCTGCGCAAGTGCGTCATCGTGCCACGCTCGACGACCTGCAGATAACGCAAAACCCGCAGCGTCTCGGCACTCAGCGGTTGCAACTCGTATGCCCCAAGATTGAGAAACTCCCGGTAGCTGTCGTGCGCGTCATCCGCATAAGCCCGCACATCGAAAGCGGGCGCGGGGATAGACATGTCGTCGAGGGCAACCTCAAGACCTCTTGGCATCGTTCTCCTCCGCTCGAAGCAGTGTGGGGGCGGCGACTCTCAGCAATTCTAGTTGCGACTCAGAGGCGAGCACACAATCGTTTCTGAGTGCTTGCCGTAGTCTTGGCGTCATGGCAATAGCGCTCATTACTGGCGGAACATCAGGCATTGGAGCCGAGTTTGCGCGGCAACTGGCTGAAACCGGCACGGATCTCATCTTGGTCGCACGGAACGAGACCCGGCTCAACGAAACCGCAACCAGCCTACGTGGAGAATTCGGAATCGCTGTCGAAACCATCAGCGCAGACCTCGCGAATCGCGACGACGTCGGGCGGGTCGCCGAGCGCCTCACCGACCCTGACCGGCCCATCGATCTGTTTGTCAACAACGCCGGCTTCGGCGTCCATGCCAGACTTACAGGCGCCGACGTCGCAAGTATCCACGAACATGCCTTCGATGTTATGTGCCGCGCTGTTTTGATTCTCGGGGGTGCAGCGGGCCGTGTCATGCGCGAGCGTGGCAGCGGTCGCATCATCAACGTGTCGAGCATCGCCGGGCTAGTGACCATGGGCTCGTACTCAGCGATCAAAGCGTGGGTGGCCTCATACAGCCAGGGGCTTGCAGTAGAACTGCGCAATACGGGAGTTACTGTGACGGCGCTCATGCCGGGGTGGGTCGTCACTGAGTTCCACGAACGGGCGGGCATCCGCACAGGGTCTATTCCTTCGTTTATGTGGGTTGACGCGGCGACCCTCGTGAAGGGTGCGCTGCGTGACGCCGCACGCGGCAAAGTTATCTCCATACCTACTGTTCGGTACCGAGTCATCGGATGGTTTGCTCGACATTTGCCTCAGACCACAATTCGTTGGATTTCTGCCAAGATTTCTTCAAGCCGAAGTGACGAGGGCTCCGAACCTCATGGTGTGAGAGATACGACTACGACATGACCCGAGCTTTTGACCGATTCACCTCGCCAACAATGGCAGGTGCGAGATTCGTGGCGCAGCGCGGAATGCTCAAACCGTTGGTGTGGTCGCTTGTTAGCGTCGAAGTTAGAGGAATCGAGCACATCGAGCGCCATGACGGCCCCTTCATTGCGGTCGCAAATCACTCCAGCCATTTGGATGCTCCACTGATCATTGGGGCGTTACCAAGCAACCGAGCACGCTATCTCGCCGCGGGCGCTGCAGCCGACTACTTCTTCGAGGTGTGGTGGCGCAAAGGGCTCACCACACTCTTCTTCAACGCCTTTGCGATCGAACGCAATGCTGAAGGCAAGCGTGCGAGTGCGTCTCGCTCGCTACTCGAACGCGGTGTTCCTCTTCTCATTTTTCCCGAAGGTGGACGCACACGCGAGGGAGCGCTCACGCGATTCAAGCCGGGTGCCGCCGCGCTCTCCATTAGCACCTCAGTGCCGTGCCTTCCCATCGCCCTCGTCGGCGCTGCTACGGCGATGCCGCGCGGCGTGAACTGGCCAAAGCTAGGACGGCCGCCCGTCACTGTAGTCTTTGGCGAACTGCACCACCGCAAAGAATCTGAAACTTCAGAAGCTTTCTCGACGCGACTTGCCGACGCCGTGCGGCAACTGCACGAAACTGTTCAACCCGTGCCAAGCGCAACCCCGAAGGGAATCCAATGACCGCTGTCAAACACATGAAGTGGTGGGGTTGGGGCAACGAAGGGGTGGGATTCCACCACGAAGACAAGCCCGGTTTCGCTCCCTTCGTGCAGTATGCGGTTGGCCTCGATCTCGTCTCCGCGACCCGCGCGGGCGAACCCTCCTTCGATGACCTGAACGTTCCGAAGAGCAAAGCAACCGCAGCGTTCGTCAAGCAGTTTGCCGCGATAGTTGGCGAAGACAATGTCACTCGCGACGACATGGTTCGCGTCATCCACACCTACGGCAAAGGTCTTCGCGATCTCGTGCGTATTCGAAGCAACGCCATTAAGCGCAGCCCTGACGTTGTGGTTTACCCTGCCGATGAATCAGAAGTGCAAGCGATCGTAGATGCCGCCGTGGCAGCCAATGCTGTCATCATTCCTTTTGGCGGCGGCAGCAATATTGCGGGCAGTCTAGAGCCGATGCCTGCCGAGAAGCGCGTTGTCATCTCACTTGATCTAGGACGGCTTCGCGAAGTTGTCGCGATCGATAAAGATGCCGGCCTTGCCCGTATCCAGGCTGGCGCCCAGGGGCCTGACCTCGAAGAACAGCTCAACGCTCAAGGATGGACGATCGGGCACTTTCCCGACAGCTTCACTCACTCGACCGTCGGTGGCTGGGTAGCGACGCGCTCTTCGGGAATGCAGTCAGACAAATACGGTGACATTGCGGACATCACTCGAGGACTGCGTGTCGTTCGACCGGGCGGGCTGCTGGTCTTGCGGCCGTTGCCGAGTACCTCAAGCGGACCGAGCGTGCGCGAAATGATCCTCGGCAGTGAGGGCCGTCTGGGTGTCATCACTGAGGTCACCGTGCAGGTGCATCGCATCCCCGCCAAGCGTGACGTCTACGCCTACTTCTTCCCGAACTGGAAGTCGGGCATCGCCGCAATGCAGGCGATCGCAGAGTCGGATGCCACGCCATCCATCACGCGAATCTCTGATGCCAAAGAGACCGGATTCTCGCTCGCAACGAGCAAGAGCCGCACTGGCGTTAGCAAGTTCACCGCGGAAACGGCACTACCGAAAATCATGACAGCCAAGGGCTGGAACCTTGACGACATTTGTCTCTCGTTCATCGGGTTCGAGGGCAGTGTTGATCATGCGAAACTCCAAAAAAAACTGGTCGACAAGATCGTGAGCAAGCATGGCGGAATGGGTGTGGGCAAAGGCCCCGGCATTCTGTATGACCAGAAGAAGTTCGACACCCCCTACCTGCGAGACTTTTTGCTCGATATGGGTGCTGCCGGCGACGTGTCAGAGACCGCAACCCCATGGTCGTCAGTAGTGAAGCTTCATTCCGCGGCCCACAATGCTGCCCAGCGGGCCTACGATTCGCTCGGCACTAAGGGCTGGATCATGTCGCACATGTCTCACTCCTACCACTCCGGTGCGTGCCTCTACTTTACGTTTGCGTTCACTTTCGGTGACGATCCGCTGGGCGAATACGACACAGTCAAGCGCGCGATTCAGCAATCGTTCGTCGACAACGACGGCACCATCTCGCACCATCACGGTGTGGGCGTTGAGCACTCACCGTGGCTTGAACAAGACATTTCGACTGAGGGGCTCAAAATTGTGCGCGGGCTACTTGCCTCCGCCGACCCAGAGAGCAATTTCAACCCCGGCAAGATCACGCCGGGCGAGGGTGCTCCGTTAGCGGCTGTTTCGGCGAAGAAGGCCGCGCCCGCTGCGAAGAAAGCTGCCCCCACTGCCAAGAAGTCGACTCCCGCGAAGAAAGCCGCGCCCGCGAAAAAGCCCGCGCTAGCGAAAAAGCCGGCGCTAGCGAAGCCGACCGGTGCGAAAGCTATTCCGAAGAAATAGTGCGGGGGCGAGGTGCCGGCGGTGGTGGCACCTCTTTGGCTGCGATCACCCGTGCGAACTCAATAGTTTCGAGACCGCGTTTGGTGGCAACAACGCAGTGGGTGTCATCGGCGAGGTGAAAGTAGCCGAGCGCATCGGTGGCGCGACCGTCGTCAATGAGGTGGCGTACGACAACCCGGGTACCGCTGACGGTTGCCTTCAGAAATTCGGCCGGCGTCACCATGAGCTCTTGTCGTAGTCCTTCAGGAAGATGCCAAACAGATCTTCGCCATCCTCGCCGCGCACGATGGGATCGTAGACACGAGCCGCACCATCGACGAGGTCGAGCGGCGCGTGAAAGCCCTCTTCGGCCAGCCGCACCTTTGTGGGGTGTGGGCGCTCATCCGTGATCCAGCCGGTGTCGACACTGGTCATGAGGATGCCGTCGTTTTCGAACATTTCGCGGGCGCTCGTGCGGGTAAGCATGTTGACAGCAGCCTTCGCCATGTTGGTGTGTGGATGCCCGGGGCCCTTGTAACCGCGACCAAATACGCCCTCCATTGCCGAAACATTAACGATGTATTTGCGTCGTGACTGTGAGGCAGCCATTGCTGGACGCAGTTTCGAGATCAACACGAACGGTGCCGTGGTGTTGGCCAACTGAACTTCGAGCATTTCGAGAGGGTCAACCTGATCAACGTGTTGGGTCCACGAGTTGATCGAGTCGAGGTCAGGAACGAGCCCACCGGCATCAATTGCGGTGCCGGCGGCGAGGCGTTCAAGCGAGCTCGAGCCAGCGCTCATCGCTTGCTCGGTCAATTCTTCGGCACGCGTAGCGGCAGCAGCCAAGATGGGGTGCGCCGCGACGGACTGCGCGAGCGCCTGCGGGTGAGGATCGTTGGTGTGCCCGAACGTCACGAGTTCGGGCAGTGGGCCATCGGGTAGCGGCGCTAGCTCACCATCGACGAGCGGCTGGTAGGCGCCGGGGGAGCGACGCACCGTCTGTGTTGCGTTGTTGATGAGGATGTCGAGCGGGCCCTGAGCGGCAACGGAATCCGCCAGTCCAATAACCTGGGCGGGGTCGCGCAAGTCGATTCCCACCACCCGGAGTCTGTGCAGCCAGTCTGCGGAATCGGGAAGACTTGAGAAGCGGCGAACGGCATCCCGAGGGAACCGCGTAGTGATTGTTGTGTGCGCGCCATCCCGCAGCAAACGCAGCGCAATGTACATACCGATCTTTGCCCGACCGCCGGTAAGCAGGGCGCGCTTGCCCGTGAGATCAGTGCGCGCGTCACGCTTAGCGTGGTTGAAGGCTGCACAGTCGGGGCAGAGCTGGTGGTAGAACGAATCAACCCTCGTATAGGGCTGCTTGCAGATGTAACAGGGGCGCGCTTTGATGAGCTCGCCGGCGGTGGGAGCCATGGTGTTTGTCGAGATCGGGATGCCACGAGTCTCGTCATCAATGCGATCCGCGGCGCCGGTCGCGGTTGCGGCAATTACTTGTCGATCAGCATCCGCGATAGTGGCGCG harbors:
- a CDS encoding TrkA C-terminal domain-containing protein, with the protein product MGVRIERIDLPGFGVRNDVITKSGCRVSVVSLRSGERDLAFFNADDPDSNAASISLTDDEAAAIAEVLGSSLTLSRLSVLGEKAEGLFTEEISLPGGSGFVGHPMGDMKARTLTSASIVAIARGNDVLPSPGPEVQFESGDVIVAVGTRKGLDALGKLINNGPS
- a CDS encoding ferritin-like domain-containing protein, with product MAFDIDRYTSTSKKVQWGDLDFTEFERNPLPDTTLRSLRYMADVEYHTVCYLRDLLVTPSHKEVDVSAFMTMWNREEFWHGEALSKVLGAHKVTLDFDQLKATRLKLGWKDRLDPIKQSVLGNVIGKDFIAVHMIWGAANEWSAVAAYNRLADLQQHPVLSELLRRIAKQEARHVAFYATQARERLAKSKKAQVLARLALKGAWGPVGSSIMPAEEVTHVMGHLFSGDEGLREIRKLDEHISRMPGLEGLTIVETSMKKYGVAA
- a CDS encoding SDR family oxidoreductase; this translates as MTTVNTLTSEHVFLTGATGFVGQAILERLLSSHPGTRISILVRAKGSTSGEGRLANLMRKPVFAQWMESIGTEKALEEVAHRVTVIDGSLTDVGPLPDDIDVVIHGASTVSFDPPIDEAFDTNVGGATGIYTALLESKSRPHVVHISTAYVGGIRKGIVPEATLLHDVDWRTEYEAARTARTRVEFESRQPEALRAQLTAAKARHGKAGPQAVAQFTEAARAQWVHDRLVDYGRMRAESLGWTDVYTLTKAFAERVAEELWAQSGHRLSVVRPSIIESALHHPFPGWIDGFKVADPLILAYGRGQLPDFPGLPDSILDVIPVDFVVNAALAAAATEADPTAPQYYHVSSGASNPLPFHRMYENVNAYFTANPLPAEDGEISVPLWRFPGGQRVEKALVKRERQAARAERTITKLPTTPRTRRWLDEVKSGQHQLEVLRAFTDLYRAYVQTEIIFDDANTRQLLASLPQKTSPSARFDVTEINWESYFQQVHFPAITTLTRAFANRPAAKTRTAKKLPHRTDVVAVFDLEGTVVDSNLVKQYLLLWGGTVPRSKVVHDLANFTFSLRKYWRAERRDRGEFIRTFMRRYEGFKIVEIERMVRGSFGRAMMRRVMPDALLRVQEHRDAGHRTILVTGTIDLMVTPFLPYFDEVVAGRMHERDGVLTGFLADPPLVDEARAAWLRHYADLHGFTLAQSYGYGDSHADLMWLQLVGNPSAVNPDVNLYKHAQEKRWSVLDWKRRSPSSPIPRPRAAAFAHQEGEEQNSTPSS
- a CDS encoding SDR family NAD(P)-dependent oxidoreductase; protein product: MAIALITGGTSGIGAEFARQLAETGTDLILVARNETRLNETATSLRGEFGIAVETISADLANRDDVGRVAERLTDPDRPIDLFVNNAGFGVHARLTGADVASIHEHAFDVMCRAVLILGGAAGRVMRERGSGRIINVSSIAGLVTMGSYSAIKAWVASYSQGLAVELRNTGVTVTALMPGWVVTEFHERAGIRTGSIPSFMWVDAATLVKGALRDAARGKVISIPTVRYRVIGWFARHLPQTTIRWISAKISSSRSDEGSEPHGVRDTTTT
- a CDS encoding lysophospholipid acyltransferase family protein translates to MTRAFDRFTSPTMAGARFVAQRGMLKPLVWSLVSVEVRGIEHIERHDGPFIAVANHSSHLDAPLIIGALPSNRARYLAAGAAADYFFEVWWRKGLTTLFFNAFAIERNAEGKRASASRSLLERGVPLLIFPEGGRTREGALTRFKPGAAALSISTSVPCLPIALVGAATAMPRGVNWPKLGRPPVTVVFGELHHRKESETSEAFSTRLADAVRQLHETVQPVPSATPKGIQ
- a CDS encoding FAD-binding oxidoreductase, which codes for MTAVKHMKWWGWGNEGVGFHHEDKPGFAPFVQYAVGLDLVSATRAGEPSFDDLNVPKSKATAAFVKQFAAIVGEDNVTRDDMVRVIHTYGKGLRDLVRIRSNAIKRSPDVVVYPADESEVQAIVDAAVAANAVIIPFGGGSNIAGSLEPMPAEKRVVISLDLGRLREVVAIDKDAGLARIQAGAQGPDLEEQLNAQGWTIGHFPDSFTHSTVGGWVATRSSGMQSDKYGDIADITRGLRVVRPGGLLVLRPLPSTSSGPSVREMILGSEGRLGVITEVTVQVHRIPAKRDVYAYFFPNWKSGIAAMQAIAESDATPSITRISDAKETGFSLATSKSRTGVSKFTAETALPKIMTAKGWNLDDICLSFIGFEGSVDHAKLQKKLVDKIVSKHGGMGVGKGPGILYDQKKFDTPYLRDFLLDMGAAGDVSETATPWSSVVKLHSAAHNAAQRAYDSLGTKGWIMSHMSHSYHSGACLYFTFAFTFGDDPLGEYDTVKRAIQQSFVDNDGTISHHHGVGVEHSPWLEQDISTEGLKIVRGLLASADPESNFNPGKITPGEGAPLAAVSAKKAAPAAKKAAPTAKKSTPAKKAAPAKKPALAKKPALAKPTGAKAIPKK
- a CDS encoding SDR family NAD(P)-dependent oxidoreductase; translated protein: MPNSSESPEPGHSGLDPAERETTLKVLAQMAEIDEEHPDFITIRRATAAMFKAVKKERRLEKRATIADADRQVIAATATGAADRIDDETRGIPISTNTMAPTAGELIKARPCYICKQPYTRVDSFYHQLCPDCAAFNHAKRDARTDLTGKRALLTGGRAKIGMYIALRLLRDGAHTTITTRFPRDAVRRFSSLPDSADWLHRLRVVGIDLRDPAQVIGLADSVAAQGPLDILINNATQTVRRSPGAYQPLVDGELAPLPDGPLPELVTFGHTNDPHPQALAQSVAAHPILAAAATRAEELTEQAMSAGSSSLERLAAGTAIDAGGLVPDLDSINSWTQHVDQVDPLEMLEVQLANTTAPFVLISKLRPAMAASQSRRKYIVNVSAMEGVFGRGYKGPGHPHTNMAKAAVNMLTRTSAREMFENDGILMTSVDTGWITDERPHPTKVRLAEEGFHAPLDLVDGAARVYDPIVRGEDGEDLFGIFLKDYDKSSW